GGCGTCGAACTCATCTGTCCGCACCGTCGCGGTCGCAAACGACCGGCCACTCAAGACGGCCGACCGCTGAGACGTTATCGTAAGCGTTGGATCGTCGAGCGCACGATCGGTTGGATGAAGGCCTTCCGACGGCTCGTTACCCGCTACGAGTTCTACGCCTTCCTCTTCCATAGCTTCGCCAAGCTCGCTTGCCTCATGATCGTCCTGAGGCGGTTTTGAAACTGCCTCTACTTCAAAGCAGGAAAAAGACAAGCCGATAACGGAAAACATGAAATATTGGTGTTTATGATTTCCGCGGCAGCGATACCGCTGATCGAGAACTTGATACTGCTTCAGCATGCTACGGAGTTTTCATTCGATCGCCTTAAATTTATATTTCCTGCGGCGATACTCTTGTCCATAGCAATGAGTCAGGAGAGCAAATCGCGTCGGATGCTACTAGCTGCCGCAGTTGCCTTATCTTGCTATCACGGGGTCAAAACCTATAAGGAAGAGATCGCAAGTCGGCGCGATTGGGTAACCATCGATGCGGCTAATCAGGACCTAGCAAGAAAGATCGCCACTGAAGTTGATGTGAAAAACGCTATATTCCTATCGAACACGCAAGTTAGAGGTTACGCAAACCTGCTCTTGCACCGTGGAATATATGAGTGGAGGTCCAATATCGAATCTTCGACGTTTTTGAAAGATAGCCGTGCCACGGCAGCGGTTTATTTAGACGGAGTTATGGCATATCC
This sequence is a window from Planctomycetia bacterium. Protein-coding genes within it:
- a CDS encoding transposase, which produces GVELICPHRRGRKRPATQDGRPLRRYRKRWIVERTIGWMKAFRRLVTRYEFYAFLFHSFAKLACLMIVLRRF